From Streptomyces sp. NBC_01551:
CACCGTCGTCGCGGTGGGCGAGGGCGTGGACCCGGACTGGCTGGGCCGGCGGGCGGTGGCCGGGCCGGGCACGAAGGGGACGTACGCGGAACTCGTGCGGGCGCCGCTGGAGCTGCTGGTCCCGGTACCGGACGGGCTCGGCCTGTGGGAGGCGGCGGCGCTGGCGCACGACGGGGTGACGGGGACGGGCATCACCGAGGCGGCGGGGATCAAGCCGGGCGAGCGCGTACTCATCCTGGGCGCGGCGGGCGGCATGGGCACGTTGCTGGTGCAGCTCGCGGTGGCGGCGGGCGCGGTGGTGGTGGGCGCGGCGCGGGGTGAGCGGAAGCTGGCGCTGGTCCGGGAACTGGGCGCGGAGCCGGTGGACTACACGGAAGCCGGCTGGACCGAACGGGTCGGCGGGCCGGTGGACGTCCTGCTGGACGGGGTCGGGGGCGAGCTGGGCCTGGCGGCGTTCGCGCTGGTCCGCGACGGGGGCCGGGTCTCGGCGCACGGCGCGCCGAGCGGCGGGTTCACGGAGCTGGACCTCGCGGAGGCCGAGCGGCGGGACATCGCGGTGCGGGGGATCGCGGACGTGCAGTTTCCGCCGGAGGAGATCGTCCGACTGGCCGGATCCGCCTTCGCGGAAGCCGCGGCGGGCCGCCTGCGGCCGGTCATCGCCCGCACCTTCCCGCTCGCGGACGCGGCCGAGGCCCACCGCGCGATGGAAGCCCGCACCATCCCGGGCAAGGCGCTCCTGATCCCGTAACGCGAGGGGCGCCCCTCCCGCGACAGGGCGGAAACGGCCCCCCCTCCCCCGGGACGGGGGTCCGGGGGGAGGCGGCCGGAAGCCGGGGGCCAATGTCAGTCCGAGAGGCCCGCCAGGTCGCGCAGGCGACGCGCCTGGGCCGCGCGTTCGGCGGCGCGCTGGGCGTCGTACAGGCGCGACGGCGCGTCGCGGAGCAGCGCCTTGGTCTCGATCACCGCGTCGCGCGGCGGAGCCACCAGCGCCGTGGTGAGGTCCGCCACCGCCGCGTCGAGTTCCGCCGCCGGGACGACCAGGTTGGCGAGGCCGATCCGCTCGGCCTCCTCGGCGTGCACGAAACGGCCCGTCGCACAGATCTCCAGCGCGCGGGCGTAGCCCACCAGCGAGGTGAGCGGCTGGGTGCCCGCCAGGTCCGGGACCAGGCCCAGGCTGGTCTCGCGCATGGCGAACTGCACGTCCTCCGCGACGACGCGCAGGTCGCACGCGAGCGCGAGCTGGAAGCCGGCGCCGATCGCAT
This genomic window contains:
- a CDS encoding enoyl-CoA hydratase/isomerase family protein; the encoded protein is MALLDKDGVRLTVDDTVATVTLTNPAKRNAQSPALWRALAEAGRSLPGTVRVVVLRAEGMSFSAGLDRQAFTPEGFEGEPSFIELAHGSDELLDSTIAEYQEAFTWWRRNDIISVAAVQGHAIGAGFQLALACDLRVVAEDVQFAMRETSLGLVPDLAGTQPLTSLVGYARALEICATGRFVHAEEAERIGLANLVVPAAELDAAVADLTTALVAPPRDAVIETKALLRDAPSRLYDAQRAAERAAQARRLRDLAGLSD
- a CDS encoding zinc-binding dehydrogenase produces the protein MRAIRVDGYGGPEVLAAVELADPVPGPGEVVLRAEAVDTIYVETQIRGGWGEAFGIAPPYVPGGAAAGTVVAVGEGVDPDWLGRRAVAGPGTKGTYAELVRAPLELLVPVPDGLGLWEAAALAHDGVTGTGITEAAGIKPGERVLILGAAGGMGTLLVQLAVAAGAVVVGAARGERKLALVRELGAEPVDYTEAGWTERVGGPVDVLLDGVGGELGLAAFALVRDGGRVSAHGAPSGGFTELDLAEAERRDIAVRGIADVQFPPEEIVRLAGSAFAEAAAGRLRPVIARTFPLADAAEAHRAMEARTIPGKALLIP